From Oryza sativa Japonica Group chromosome 4, ASM3414082v1, one genomic window encodes:
- the LOC107280744 gene encoding probable inactive UDP-arabinopyranose mutase 2, with protein sequence MSLEIQDSEVDIVIAALQPNLTTFFEAWRPFFSRFHIIVVKDPDMAEELQIPTGFDLKVYTKSDMGVLGATSIDFSGHSCRYFGYLVSRKKYVISIDDNCLPAKDNGGLTVDAVAQHMSNLKTPATPFFFNTLYDPFRKGADFVRGYPFSLREGVECMLSCGLWLHNADYDPMTHVVKRNQRNTTYVDAVMTVPLGAMMPVSGINVAFNREVLGPVMFPALRLRKEGKHRWDTLEDVWNGLCAKVVCDRLRYGVKTGLPYVMRSDAEAGKALESLKEWEGVKVMDVVLPFFESLKLSSTSVTVEDCVKELTSIVKEKLGPQNAIFAKAADAMEEWTKLWKSHGAQSA encoded by the coding sequence ATGTCTTTGGAAATTCAGGACAGTGAGGTCGACATTGTGATTGCAGCACTCCAGCCCAACCTGACTACTTTCTTTGAGGCATGGAGGCCATTTTTCTCTCGGTTCCACATCATTGTTGTCAAAGATCCAGATATGGCTGAGGAGCTTCAAATCCCTACAGGTTTTGATCTCAAGGTTTATACGAAGTCAGATATGGGAGTGCTTGGAGCCACATCCATCGACTTCTCTGGTCACTCATGCCGTTACTTTGGGTACCTTGTCTCACGCAAGAAGTATGTCATCTCAATTGATGACAATTGCCTCCCAGCGAAGGACAATGGTGGGTTGACTGTTGATGCAGTTGCACAGCATATGTCCAATCTGAAGACACCTGCTACACCTTTCTTTTTCAACACATTGTATGATCCATTCCGCAAAGGGGCTGACTTTGTCCGTGGATACCCATTTAGTCTGCGCGAGGGGGTTGAGTGCATGCTCTCTTGTGGGCTGTGGCTTCACAATGCAGACTATGACCCAATGACTCATGTTGTGAAGAGAAATCAACGCAACACAACGTATGTGGATGCTGTGATGACAGTTCCACTTGGTGCGATGATGCCTGTGAGCGGGATAAATGTTGCATTCAACCGTGAGGTGCTGGGACCTGTAATGTTCCCTGCTCTGCGGCTGCGCAAGGAAGGAAAGCACAGATGGGATACACTTGAAGACGTTTGGAATGGCTTGTGTGCTAAAGTGGTGTGTGATCGCTTACGGTATGGCGTGAAGACAGGTCTTCCTTATGTGATGAGAAGTGATGCAGAAGCAGGTAAGGCTCTCGAGAGCTTGAAAGAATGGGAAGGGGTGAAAGTCATGGACGTCGTTCTTCCCTTCTTCGAATCTCTGAAGCTATCGAGTACTTCAGTTACTGTTGAAGACTGTGTTAAGGAACTAACCAGCATTGTCAAGGAGAAACTGGGACCGCAGAATGCAATCTTCGCTAAAGCTGCTGATGCAATGGAGGAATGGACCAAACTCTGGAAATCTCACGGAGCTCAAAGCGCTTAG